Proteins from a genomic interval of Rhipicephalus microplus isolate Deutch F79 chromosome 6, USDA_Rmic, whole genome shotgun sequence:
- the LOC142764916 gene encoding THAP domain-containing protein 1-like: protein MPACWAVNCTSRPEKSSGKTFHAFPRSQPHLYQQWVVNLKRDKWKPSPGSRLCSSHFTEACFDRSGSRTRLKSDAIPTLFSFPEHLQKKTPKRKPPKDRAPIPDLSTSDEAHRPITVSWGLDLVDYQIRAENTVGNAPRNPQATATLYHEKKKSKRSRANQTNTTNTQKPAETRASGRKSFYERGLRR, encoded by the exons ATGCCTGCCTGCTGGGCTGTTAATTGCACAAGCAGGCCAGAAAAGTCTTCTGGAAAGACGTTTCATGC GTTTCCGCGTTCCCAGCCCCACTTGTACCAGCAGTGGGTTGTTAACCTCAAAAGGGACAAATGGAAGCCATCTCCAGGCAGCAGACTTTGCAGCAGCCACTTTACCGAGGCGTGTTTTGACCGCTCGGGTTCAAGGACGCGTCTGAAAAGCGACGCCATCCCAACGCTGTTTTCTTTCCCGGAACACTTGCAGAAG aaaactcCGAAACGAAAACCACCCAAGGATAGAGCCCCAATTCCTGATTTATCCACGTCAGATGAGGCACACAGACCAATCACTGTCTCCTGGGGACTTGATTTGGTGGATTACCAAATCCGGGCTGAAAACACTGTTGGCAACGCCCCCCGTAACCCTCAAGCGACGGCCACTCTttatcacgagaaaaaaaaaagtaaaagatcgAGAGCAAACCAAACAAATACAACAAACACCCAGAAACCCGCAGAGACACGTGCAAGTGGCCGTAAAAGCTTCTATGAACGCGGCCTGCGTCGCTAG